Proteins encoded within one genomic window of Glycine soja cultivar W05 chromosome 1, ASM419377v2, whole genome shotgun sequence:
- the LOC114375306 gene encoding uncharacterized protein LOC114375306, whose product MKHSIPEAFRGSISKGQSAKKFLEEIEQYFAKNEKAEMSNLLAKLISMKYKGKGNIREYIMEMSNLASKLKSLKLELGEDLLVHLVLISLPTHFGQFKVIYNAQKDKWSLNELISHCVQEERLQRDRIESVHLTSTSQNKKRKKTKGVAEGTS is encoded by the coding sequence ATGAAACACTCTATTCCAGAGGCGTTTCGGGGCTCTATTTCTAAGGGTCAAAGTGCAAAGAAATTCCTTGAGGAAATTGAGCAATACtttgccaaaaatgaaaaagcagAGATGAGTAACCTTTTGGCTAAACTCATCTCCATGAAGTATAAAGGCAAAGGGAACATAAGGGAGTACATTATGGAGATGTCCAATCTCGCATCAAAACTCAAGTCACTTAAGTTAGAGCTTGGTGAAGACCTGCTCGTGCACTTGGTTTTGATCTCACTTCCTACACactttgggcaattcaaagtgaTCTATAATGCTCAGAAGGACAAATGGTCCCTCAATGAGCTTATATCTCATTGCGTGCAAGAGGAGAGGCTGCAGAGAGATAGGATTGAAAGTGTTCACTTGACTTCGACCTCtcagaataagaaaaggaagaagactaAGGGTGTTGCGGAAGGGACTTCTTAG